The Lonchura striata isolate bLonStr1 chromosome 29, bLonStr1.mat, whole genome shotgun sequence genome window below encodes:
- the LOC144247636 gene encoding olfactory receptor 14A16-like, protein MSNSSSISHFLLLALADTRQLQLLHFCLFLGISLAALLGNGLIISAVACGHHLHTPMFFFLLNLALSDLGSICTTVPKAMHYSLWNTRNISYTGCAAQLFFLLIFMSAEYFLLTIMCYDRYVSICKPLHYRTLLGSRACAHMAAAAWASAFLSALLHTANTFSLTLCHGNILGEFFCEIPQILKLSCSRSYLRELGRLVATGSLSLCCFVFIVFSYVQIFRAVLRIPSEQGRHKAFSTCLPHLAVVSLFVSTIMFAHLKPPSISSPSLDLSLSVLYSVVSPALNPLIYSLRNQELKAAVCTLMTGCFQEH, encoded by the coding sequence atgtccaacagcagctccatcagccacttcctcctgctggccctggcagacacgcggcagctgcagctcctgcacttctgcctcttcctgggcatctccctggctgccctcctgggcaacggcctcatcatcagcgccgtagcctgcggccaccacctgcacacgcccatgttcttcttcctgctcaacctggccctcagcgacctgggctccatctgcaccactgtccccaaagccatgcactaTTCCCTCTGGAACACCAgaaacatctcctacacaggatgtgctgctcagctctttttccttctgatctTCATgtcagcagagtatttcctcctgaccatcatgtgctatgaccgctatgtgtccatctgcaaacccctgcactacaggaccctcctgggcagcagagcttgtgcccacatggcagcagctgcctgggccagtgcctttctcagtgctctgctgcacacagccaatacattttccctgaccctgtgccatggcaatatCCTGGGTGaattcttctgtgaaatcccccagatcctcaagctctcctgctccagatCTTATCTCAGGGAACTGGGGCGTCTTGTGGCTACTGGTAGTTTATCAttgtgttgttttgtgttcattgttttctcctatgtgcagatcttcagggctgtgctgaggatcccctctgagcagggacggcacaaagccttttccacctgcctccctcacctggccgtaGTCTCTCTGTTTGTCAGCACTATTATGTTTGCTCACCTAAAGcctccctccatctcctccccatccctggatctttccttgtcagttctgtactcggtggtgtcTCCAGCCCTGAatcccctcatctacagcctgaggaaccaggagctcaaggctgcagtgtgtacactgatgactggatgctttcaggaacattaa